The genomic DNA TTTCTGATGCGTCACCTGGTTAAGATGTCCACTTACTCTGCTGAGACCAACATGCATGCCAGGAACCTTGCCATTGTATGGGCTCCAAACCTGCttaggtgtgtgttttctacaATATACAACCCACACttgggacatacagtatatactgtgtatattgtatatatatatggtcCAAATGGGTCCATTATCTCTCTGGCAGACCTTGTTTGTCTCTTCGGTAGTTCGTCCATGACTCTCTCGTAACCGTCTCTCTCTGGTAGATCTTCCTTAGCTCAGCAGACAGTCATGCTGTGGTCTCTTCACAGGTCTAAAGACATCGAGGCATCTGGCTTCAACGGAACGGCGGCCTTCATGGAGGTGCGCGTCCAGTCCATTGTGGTCGAGTTCATCCTCACGCATGTGCCTCAGCTCTTCCCAGACAACGGTACCTGGACCGCTACACTGGCTACTCCGACCTACACCTCCAGAGGTTGTGGCCATTCTGAAACACTAgttgtggaggtggtgttggcCAACACTAGTGTTTAAGAATGACCACAACCTCTATGACTTTGCCATTCACACCTGCTGCAACTATAAGCAgggctgtagtggaggctaaatgcaAGTTTAGggttatccacctctcaaaagagtttattcatcAATTATACATTGATTATGCAAAATGTCCtcagttatgaggttaatacacagggtatagttaatatggtattaatatggttttgtttcttgcataaaacattgtcctgtggcttatacacaaggtgtctaatacacaggaaattactgtaactattaTCACTACCAACAAAACTAAgtttactgctgctgctgctgctgctattaaCCTGTGTCTTCTGCGGATCAGCTTTAGGGGTGCCAAATGAGCGCAGGAAGTCCCTCCCCTCACCCACCTCGCAGGATGACACCTTCTTCAGGGCCATGCCATTCCAGTATCCTGGAAACATGAGCCCAGGTGACGGCCCTCCTGCCATGAGGCCTTACCATGCCATCATCGAGCCGACCGACAAGTAAGGGCACGACCTCCAGAGTCGCATTGGTTTTACACCTGTGTGATACAGACAATGTTACATGTCTGTCATCAAGTGACGGCAGTGCAATGTCTGAAGCAGTATCTTACTATAACACTCTTATCTGTTGCTAAAGAACTGTATTAGCACTGCTCAGCTGTTCGATCAGTAGCCATGTTGATCTAGTTAATTTGGACCTTTAACAGAATCTTTTCCATATATAGGCTACCACTGATACACTGATTAACAGTGTGTCATTTTGAATCATTCAATTGTGATTTTGAGCACAGCTGCGCctgcatacaagcacacataaTGTATTCAAACATATTCAAACTTAAGCACAAATATATGACATATTAAAATGGCCTTGGTCctaaacacacaaactgtgttagACCAGACCCTATGCCCTTCTCCTGTCCAACCAAAGTGCATGGACGTATGAGGCCCAGCGTCATTAGCATGAAGAGCCTTTGAGGGCTAATGGTCTCTTATAATGGAACGTAAGCTTACTGAGTAGATGTTCCATGTTGATTTGATCAGTTCATCAAAGAGCAGCCCAAGTCAGTGGTGGCTTTGGATTGTATTGCCAGGTTATCGGGAGCAAAGTGCAACTAGCAACTAGGTTaactcctttaaaaaaaaaaaagaaatgaaagaaattaATGTAATGTGACAGGCTATGTAAGTTGCTTTCTGTACTCACTTCCCTGTTGACTCATTTTGCTTTGAGACCATGAATGAAATAAGCctcactgatgagagagagtgtacttGCTGCGTTTCTTATGGTAGTAGTTAGCGCTTTGAACAAGATCAGTATGATCTCTGTGTGTCACAATTACAAAAAGCAGCGCCTTGCATTTGAATGGAATGGTTAGGGAACTGATGGACCCTCACTTCCACTCAGTTGATTAGTTTTTATTTGTCTGGAGAAGACAATGGACAGAGGGAATGGGTTATGGACAAACTGGCAACTCTGCTTCAATGTTCTCTGTTGTCCTGTACAGGAGAAAGGGTTCACTGAAGGGACGCAAGTGGAGATCCATATTCAACTTGGGGGGCCGGCTGCCTGATCCACGCAAGCGCAACAAGGGTTCCACCAAaggtacacatacaaacacacacacactgagagacagaAAACACTCCACAATTCTTGATGCAGACCATGTACAAACACAGATTACAAGATTCCATTAACAGTATACATATTCAGTATACCCACATTATATAACTACTCTCATAATGCCTTATATACCACTCATTTctgtgcagagaaagagaagcagacTTTAAGGCCAGCTAAAAGCATGGACTCCCTCAGTCCTGGCCCTTTTGATGGTATGGTTTATTTTCCATTCATCTTTTCAGTGCTCATTACATTTATACTCCATCTCTGTTTTCCTTCTGCCCTGTGAATCTGTCCTTTTTCCTTTCCAATAAAAGCCACAACATCTTGACTGACTCAACATTCTGTTTCCTAGGTAACCGTCAGGGAGCCTCGCCCACTCAGCTGTCCCCCGTGGCCCCCTTGGGGCAGGAAGGCGGATCCTCCGGAGGCGGACTCGCCGCCAACAGCTACGCGGTGACGTACCGGCGAGGGGGCGGAGCCAGCGTGAGCGTGGTCAGCGGGAGCGGGACCCAGGGCACCTACAGCCGGCTGGACTCCGTCAGCGGCGCCTCTGGAGGGGGCGAGGGGGCCGGGcccgcggcggcggcagcagtgaCGGGGTTGGTTGCGGGCGGGGGACTAGCTCCGGTCGCCCGGTCACCAGGGCAGGCCAGCAGGGCGGAGAAGCGGGCGGGGATCCACATCTCGGGGCCGTTCTCCGTCACCGTGCCCCTCCACATCACCTCTGGCCTGCTGGGGGTCATCCAGGGGTCACAGGGCGAAGAGGAGACCCCCGCCTCCGCacaagaggagggggagagacggaggagaggcaaaggcgaggaggaggaggaggagaaaagggaggaagaagaggagaaggagcggAGCCGGaaggaagacaggaagagagaggaggaagagaaagaggaaaaagagataAAGGAAAGAACAACCGAGAGTGGGAGCAGTATgggtggagagaaagaagaggagggagagggagagggggagacacacacacaaaaggtagAGGTCACACCACCAGCAATAGATGGAGAGGGTGAAGAGCGAAGTTTGAACGGGCATCTGAgcagtgaggatgaggaggaggaggaggaggaggaggaggaggaggatctaattgaagaggacgaggaagaggcaGCGGGAAAAGCAGAGGAAGAGGGCGAGACCGGAGAAGGAGATTATATGGGTGAGTACAAGTTGGAACAGTAACTTAATACTCTTGACCTTAGACTTGACTTCAAGAGCAAAACTATGGCTAAAATCTTAACATCACGTTATAAACTTCCTGATCCAATTTTGGTTATAAAATGTGAACCCCACGCCTATCTATGACCATCTTTGGTTCTAAACATATGTAGTAATCACAAAATGATTAACTGTAGTTAGTGTCGTAATTTGGTAACTGATTTCTGAGGGGATGACTTCAAGCGTAAAGCTAGTGATAAACTTGCACTTGACAAAACAGACATCAAAAACAAAGTGAGGACATAATCGATAAATAAACATCGACAAATACATTAAATGTCTTGCTGAGTTAATGTGTTGCCATCAGTACTTCTCTTGAAACCCCCGCCACCCTTATTCTATTTCTTACCACAGAAATGCGGGCCACATTGCTTCCACCAGCATCAGCAGAGGAAGCCCCAGAGGTGGGTTCCTCTGTCAACGCTGACGTTCCCATGTCTGTCGAGGAGGAGTACCCTGACGCAGATCTCCCGTTAGACTTCCAGGACACGTTTGGATTCCTCGATATGATGGACAGCATGTCCcaaccggtgtgtgtgtgtgtgtgtgtgtgtgtgtgtgtgtgtgtgtgtcctttgaaTGTCTATTTTGCTTTTTGTATGAGGAAAACatgtcagatagatagatagataaatagatagatagatagatagatagatagatagacagacagacagacagacatacaaacatgaaTGGTTCATGATTATACTGTCTTTCATATTTCATACTACTTCAGGCTTCTTCACTTAAATActatttttacatttcttaACTGTTACACCTTCCTTGTCGgacccttctgtctctctcctttagAATAATGAGTTTTCGGTGGAGCCTCCTTGCGAGAACGAGTATGAGGACAACTCATGGGAACCTCATGACGACCAGACCAGCATTTCCCCTCCACAGAAAGCCCAGCCGAGCCCACCATCTCCGGTGCCCTTGCGCACGCCGACCTCCCGCCCGATGTCCCTCCCTCTGCACACACGACTGCCAAGCAAATCCCACAGCCTGCCTTACAAATGCAGCCCCTCCTACCCCAATGTCTCCTCTTACTCAgacgaggatgaggatgaggatgaagatgagattGTGCTCTCAGACCCGAGCGATGAAGATGAGGACGAGGATGATGACGAGAGGGGAGAGTATGAGGACATGTTTGTGCGCAGCCTCCCTAATGAACTGGAGTTTCATAGCCTGGCATCCAGGGGCGAGCCTCTGCCTGCCAATAGCAGCGAAGATACTTGCCTCAGTGGCCAATCCGAGGACAGAATGCAGACAGATTTTATTCTAAGTGGTGGCTATGTGAACATGTCCATGGGAGGCCGATCGCATGATTCAAATCAGACAGAAACAAGCAGTAGTGTTTCTTGTAGCCAATCAGAAGGAACAGTAATACACAACGAAGACCCGCTGCCAATCAGCTCTCAGAACATCAATGACGTTGATCAATTACAAAGCTCACCTGTAACAGACACGGGCTTACTAGCCAATCAGCTCATGGACATTCTCCATCttagccaatcagaatgctCAGAGGTACAGACAGACTCAAGCAACGGAGCAACAAACAAAGAGATGGACGAGGAAACgcatggagaagagaggaaagaagaagaaatgggagaggagaagacgaGCTGCCAAGAGGGACAGGGGTGAGTAGGGAAATTCTAccttctttctcacacacaaacacaaacacaaacacaaacacacacacacacacacacacacacacacacacacacacacacacacacacacacacacactcgcgtacacacacacaaacacacacacacaaaacactctctctcacacacacacacccacacatgttcACGTAAACCCACTATTTTGCTATGCACAGATGTAGGCTATGCCATGGTGTGTGATTACCACTGTTATACATCAGACAAACAGTGAAGCAGAGCACTTACGAGAACAGACATCAAATTGACTATGACTTCCACTTTCACTTCCTACATCAGACATCCAGAAATCAGGCCAACTCCCTTCtgttaagttgtgtgtgtgtaattgtgctgtgtgtgtgagtgtgtgtgtgtgtgtgtgtgtgtgtgtgtgtgtgtgtgtgtgtgtgtgtgtgtgtgtgtgtgtgtgtgtatatgcacacacatgtatatgtgcactttgtgcatacctaaaatgcactttagaaataaatgtgacttgacttgacttgatgtttgcgtgtgtgtatttgtttgtgagtgagtgtatgtgtgtttgtgtgtgtgtgtgtgtgtgtacagtgtccTTAACTGatttcctcctcctcagagTGGACGCTGGACCAGACGCTCACACTCAGCTGGACCAAGACTCCACCAGCGCTTACCCCGGCCCTCCGCTGCCACCCAGAGACCATCgcaacaacaaacagacagactctAACGGTTGCCATGGCGAAAGACCCTCAGATTGTGAGGTAGAAAAGGTGGACTGGTCAGACCTTCACCCAGCCTCCACCACTGCTGCCCCCTCGCAGGGTGAGGCTCGGACTTGCACTGGGGAAGGGTCAGCATCAGAGTCAGAGACCTCCTTTAATGTGGTTTCCCATGAGCCCACAGGGGAAGGATGGCAGGACGGAACATACcggaaggaagaggaagagggtgaggagatggaggaggaaaaggaTGGGGAGAATGACGGAAAGATAGAGACAGGTGATGTtgatgaggaagagagtgacagagaggggggtggacaAGAAGAGAGAGTAACCGATGAAGAAGtggaagaggatggagagacagagaaagagggtgaacAGAAGGTTGGCAGTAACGAGGGAGAgtggacagagagggaagaggaagatgaaggacaGAGACTACctgtggcagaggaggaggaggaggatcagCCAGATGGAAGTGAGAGGGTAGTCACAGATCAAAAGAACCTGGCAGAGGAAACAGCAGACCAGAGAAGCACAGgcgaagaaaaggaagagaaggaagagaatgaggcagaaagaggagaaaacgAGTCTTTGGTGAGCACGGGAGAGGCTGGCGCTGTGATTGGACAggtggggaaagagagggaggaggtagaggagggacATACAGAGGAGGGACATTTGGCGCCAGTCGAACGTCAGGCGGCCGAGCAGCTGCCGGAGTCTCAGACAGACCACAGGGCCAGTGAGGGTGCAGAGAAGTCTGAgctgcccagagaggagagggagggggcggagcaggaggagcaggaggagcaggaggagcagggagaAAATCCCATCAGCGAGGCAGAACAAGGAGGGGAGAGGCAtgttggagaagagaggaaggatagagagagtaaGACGGACGACAAGCCGGCGTCTCTGGGGCAGGGCGTGGGCAGAACTTTGGTGGTGTCCAAGCAGGCGCCCGTGAGGACGCACCAGGCCAAGTCTGTGCCCGTGGTGCCGCCCAAACCACAGCAGTCCCGTCTCACAGCGCTAGGCCTCAGACAGCAGATGcagagcagagacacacacagcccacagcaGAAAGACAGggacgtgccacacacacatcacacacacgacCAAGACACCAAAGGACCACCACAAGACATGCAGCACACGCCATACTCGCAGACCCCAGACACAACAACACTGAACACACTGCACGATGACAGGCAACATCAGGCTCAGGTGAGGCACACAGAGTCACCTGTAGCACAAGAGCACACAGGTGCTGCGCTCCACACAGGAGACACCACACAACCCTGTGGCCCAGAAATTGACCCAatcacagagcacagagacacagacccaCACCTGCCACACATCACCATAAACCAGCAACCTCCACAGATGGAGACACCAGAGCAGTCACTGGACACCAGAGTAGAGCAACAcgctgcacacagacagagagagacagagggagagactagCGGGGATGTAGGTGGAGCAAGAGAGCAGGGGGCGGAGGGCAAAGACGGACAGGCGGAGCAGAGAGACGCGGAggcagagaggtggagaggtcctCCCCACCAGAGCGAAACAGAGGCCGGTAGAGACGGAAGTGCTGATGTTAAAAAGGACAAGCTGGGTCTTCGGGAAGGAGACCGCGAGCGTAGAACCAGAGATAGGGAGGTGAAGAGAAACAGTGGGATCAGCATCTGCTTTGATGAGGCAGTTGCCCGGGCAACcagggaacgagagagggaaagggaacacagcgagagagagaaagagagggagagaggggtgagtgtACAGGACGAAAAGGCCAGGCTGAAATAGCGCTTGGTGAGAACTCACGGGTTCAGAGAGAGTCGAGCAGAATGACTGACAGTGATAGATGATGGTTTTAAAATGTCCCTCACAGGTAAATGGGCTGGCACCTGTCCAATGaatgtagatacagtatatgacaataATGATAACATTTGTTTATTACTAACTCATGAATGCAAATATCTATAGACCCTTTTCACAGCCATTTTGATTGAAATAATAGGGCAAGCACAGGTGGTACTAAACATATAAGTCTCGGTTCAGATTAAAGCGCACTGTAAATAGGTGCCGATATGAGTTGCCACGCATATCAGTGGCGACATTTTTAACTGGTAAGCATTGCTGCGAAATAGGCCAGTGATGTCACAACCTTTCCTGTACAGTTTAGTTCTTTTTATGCGCATTTTATTACTAAATAACTAATGGTATTGGTATCCAACAACAAGGTGTAGATGTGTCCAAGATGTCCTGATCTTTGTATAGATATACTTGCAGGTTGCACATTAGAGGGTCATTCAACTGACTGAAATTCAGTTGTTTAATTCAATCAAATGATCCAccaaattaaataaatagacCTCATTTGTATAAGGTACTTGGAAGGAAAAGTAGTTTTTGTTAGTTAGTTTTTGTAGGCATGGTACTTCAATAAGAGTCTGGTTATCTCTAGTTGAGACGTTTTTCCCAATATACagctttcatttgattttgGTTCCATTTTATTACTAAATTAATACAGTAGAGGGTTCATGATGGAATTTACTTCTATAAGGGTGTTGTTTTTGGTGTTAGTTTGGTAATTGGTGTTTtgctttctgttctgttctgttctgttctgcaatTATCACATGATGTCTCTTAGTTCCATTCCACAATTGGTATTCAACAACAAGGTGTAGATGTGTCCAAGATGTCCTGATCTTTGTATAGATATACTTGCAGGTTGCACATTAGAGGGTCATTCAACTGACTGAAATTCAGTTGTTTAATTCAATCAAATGATCCACCAAATTAAATCAATAGACCTCATTTGTATAAGGTACTTGGAAGGAAAAGTAGTTTTTGTTAGTTAGTTTTTGTAGGCATGGTACTTCAATAAGAGTCTGGTTATCTCTAGTTGAGACGTTTTTCCCAATATACagctttcatttgattttgGTTCCATTTTATTACTAAATTAATACAGTAGAGGGTTCATGATGGAATTTACTTCTATAAGGGTGTTGTTTTTGGTGTTGGTTTGGTGTTAGTTTGGTAATTGGTGTTTTGCTTTCTGGAATATGACCTCAGTAAGAGCTGGTTATTTCTGAATTGACCAATTGAGATTGCATGTTCAATAAACCTACACAGCTTTCATTTTTCATCTGTTTTTTTAGTTCTGTttagttctgttctgttctgttctgcaatTATCACATGATGTCTCTTAGTTCCATTCCATTTGTGTCGACATACAACCTGTATTATTTCACATACAAACTTTAACAAGTGATTTTTGAATACAgaaatgataaatatatattgGACTCTGATTGGTTTTTATTCATTTCTGTGATCAGTCTATGCACAGTATTCCACAACAAAGGATTATTTTGCAAGTGTTTTGATTTTTGTTAATTTATAACATTTACAAAAATGCCCCAAAGCTGCCTTATATACCCGGATGTCATTATAtgagcaaagatggcagcttttgggGAATGATACAAAGATCTGTGGATGTTTACATAAAAATGGAACACAGAGTAGGCTACCCAAATGCCTCATTCTCAAAACCATCAACATTTTTGCTGAATATGGCTGGCAAACCAAGTGAGCAATCACCAATGAAGGGCCTTGGTCAGACAGGTAAGCCTATCCATCAGGTATCCATAGTTCCTTTGTCAAGAGGGGTGAACTTCACAGGACAACTACCACTCCACCAATCAGGATTTATGACCAGATCACCAACATAGCTAAAAGGCACAAAACAGCCCTTGAGAATTTGAAATACATATACAATTGTTCAACTCTCAAACCTTTAGCTAAATAATGTGGTCTGCTGAAAGACAGTTTCCTTTTACCTGTTTTTGGATGTGCTGTCCATCCTTGTCTCACACTCCGGTGCAGAAAAGCAAGTGAACTGAACAGTCTTTAAGAATAATAAATACAGTTTAGTTCTTGAAGTCCATGTAAACTAATAATAAATTACTATTTTAATATGACACATCACAGAAAAGGTCAGTGACCATGCAGACAACTCTAAATACATTGAAATACTGACATTTAGGCCTGTGTTAAAATCTGCTCTTTATGTAGGCCATCACTAAAACTTTTGATTGATGGAATGACAAAAGTGTGCAAATGTCAACTTGTGCATTTTAAGAGGTAACGACTGATATCTCCTTGGTCATTTACCTGACATGCAACCCATCAGTGATTGTGGAAACTAGTTCTCTTAAtctttgtatttttcattgGGCACCAAAGAAAAGTTTCAGCATCCCCATCCATATTCATCTCTGAATATCACTCTCATAAGCATCCACAATCCATTTTCTCTTTAGCCCTGTGCAACCGGATGCAAATGAAATGCCTGAAGAAAACAACACCGTTTCCACAGTCAGTAGGCTAATGGGATTGCATGTCAGCAAAAGGCCCTGAGAAGATGGCAGAAAATGCGCGAAGTGtattagactgggtaaacccagtccGATCTCCCGCCGATTGCAGGCCGGAAACCTGGGCATTATCTGTCCTGCTTCCGTTCCAATTTTGCGGGgaccaacagatgaacatcttCCAAGAGCGGCGATTTCATAtgtttgccaggggttgtagcATTCCGTTATGAGGCAGAGGCACCTGACTCTTTAGATTAAAATGCGCATCTCTTTCTATATTTACGGGTATCTAGTTTGAGACGCAAATTCTATTGgttctatgcacacacatgtggcaATGTTACCATCGTCACAAATAGGAAATAACAGTGCAACGTTGTTACAATAGATGCTTCACGATACACATTCAGTTGGTTCACAGCTAATACATTTACTTTAATGTTGCAACATATGACAGTGGACATCTGAGATAGCCTACACCGATGTcgttttcagtaggcctagactTAGTGTTAGAACAGTGTAATGTGATTCTAGCTAACATTACAGCACACCGATGCAAGCAACTAACGAACGGTAGCCTATCGTTAAACAAGCTATAGGCTACGATGTTGAATTTTCGTAGATCTGTGGTCGATCTGCTTGCGAATTCGGCAGTGAAAAGAgcttaggctaggctactcgaCAACAGCGTGCAAACCTTTACAAATATTCATTCCAAATCTACACATCACATGCATGATGTCAAATTCAATAGATATTCACACTCAGTTAGCCTCTATTATGGAAGTCTTTGCCAAATCAGCACTAGCTGAGATGAGCAAAGTAATTGACAACGACTCGTCTGTTTTACGGCAAGAGATATCCCGACGAGAAAGGGAAATTGAGGCACTCTGGAGGCGACTGCAGCTGACGGAAAATGAGTTGAAAACGGCGCGACAAGCTCCAGCACAAGAAAAAAAGTCTACTGTCAACTTGCGTTCAGTGGGAATCCAAGTGACTAATGGGGCTCCGCGTGAACAAGGTAAGGATTAGCATTATTTTAGAATTGAGGAGGACTAAATGCTGACCATCAGCATCAGACTAGGTCGGGAAAGTAGTTGAAGAAGCGCAGGAGGGAATCGATTAATCACACTGATTGGCAGGCCTTCATGATACAACATCCGCTACTTCTTGGCTACAGACTCATAATCATAAACTAGATGTTTAACAGTGCACCTTTGCTATATGTAGGAATACACGAATGAAAACAGACAATACCAACATAGCATACCTTGATAAAAGATCTCGATCTTGGTGGCCCAATGTTATGATGAATGTTAAAACATGGCTATATTTGGACTTCCTGTCTGCTACTGATTTAGGCCACTGATTAAGGACAACCGAAatgacaacatcaaaataagACTTTTTGTATGTTGAATAAGGAAAATTACATTTGGACATTCTCTCTGTAATCTAATTTGAGAAAGGAAACCATTTTACCTGATCTAGATTAACCTACATGTATATCAATCCTTTTTTAACACTTACAGTTGGTGTCTCAAGCTGGGCTGGTCCAGCTATGACCGAGAGAGGCCCTGCAGCCGAGTGGAAAGATGCGATTGTGCACTCATTCTCTCTTGAGGTATGCAATTATTTCCAAAAGTTCATTTTGTTTTACCAGAGTTTTTTAACCACACTGTAATGTGACTAAAGACTAAATCTGACAGCCTGCTgctttgcatttgtttttcatttcaccAACAGATTTGTGAGTTTTGCCATGTTGCTGTCCAGATGTTTAGCTGCAGGTTCCTTGGTTTGGCAATCAGGTTGTTGTGTTTCCCAGTTGTTGACTAGTGGCAGTGCATTTTGTACCGTTGAAGGAGGGCCTTAAGGGATCTGGTTCCGGTGTGGTGGCTCCCACCTGCAGTTGTTTATGGTTATATCCTGGGTGTGTTGTTTCGAGCCAGTTGTGCATTGCTGTTGTctctgaaaaatagaataaataaatgtcaaattaatTATAGCATTTGTCTCATTGGTCAGTtgccacacatcacacatcccaCAACGATGAACCTTCCTCCCAGTATTTGCCTTTTAAGTCCATGCTGGTTTGAAGAGGACTTGTTGAAATGATCAGATTAGCAAATGTTATTATCTGTATGACAAGTGACAAGTGACAAGTGCTGAGGCAAAGATTGTAGACAGGCGGAGCTCTATGATTCGCTGGGCCAAATTTGAGACAGGAAATGCATTTAGAGGTATTTTCTGCCCATTAGCGTCTCTTACTGGCCATGCCACATCATTACAATAATGTTGACGTGGTGAATTCATGACCTGCATTTCAGAGATGAAATGTCAAGGGTGTCACCCATTCACATTGATGTCAGGGGGAAACAGGTGAAGTATAAAGACAAGATAAAAGACTTCACAAAACCTGGGGTGAAGTGGCAACTTGGGTGGGGAGATAGCAGAGTATGGCAGATCTGTTGAATTTAGTTACTGGCATTTATCTTTGGTATTTACCCCCTGAGCTCAGTCCTGCCCCTAGTGTTCACTTTTGTGATGTTAGTCAGCTGTCAGCTCATAAAATTGCTAACTGTACAGGGTGTTTGTAAGACAGTGTGACCTGATTGTCTCTTTTTTACCTCTGTTGTGACATGCCAGgtggatgtggaggaggaggacgatgagGAAGATGACGAGCAAGGGCCTTTTCAGATCAAAGAGGAGAAGTCTGAAGAGGAGCCATGGAACAAGGCCGACGgtaatgcactcacacatgcacacacttacatttgGTTAGGTActagtactgtatgttaaccagAGCTTCTGTTCTCACAGGAGGTGCTGCAGTAGATGGAGAAGACTGCTGGGAGGAGGAGATAGACACAACAAGCACACCTGGAGAAGGTACCGTATGAGGTCACACAGATGCCGTGTTAGGTTGTGTGTGAGAACGCATGTGAGAAGACGGAGCAGATGTGTTTGCCTCTTTGTTGGACTCACTGACACGGACAGCTGCTAGGCAACAGTAGATCAAACAGACGTGACACAAACCTAGAAGTGTCATGTTTGGACAATGCAATGCAAGGTCGCTGCGACTGATCTGATGTCATGTGAAAGGTTACTCCAGCAGCACCTGCTGCATTTGCTGATGCCAAACCAATCAGAATACTTGG from Sardina pilchardus chromosome 2, fSarPil1.1, whole genome shotgun sequence includes the following:
- the si:dkeyp-68b7.12 gene encoding apoptotic chromatin condensation inducer in the nucleus gives rise to the protein MRRVRRKGGNKEKVFGCDLMEHLNTTGQEIPQVLCSCSEFIEEHGIVDGIYRLSGVSSNIQKLRSEFDSEGNPDLSKDVYHQDIHCVSSLCKAYFRELPNPLLTYQLYDRFAEAVAVQLEDERLVKIQEVLRSLPPQHFRTLEFLMRHLVKMSTYSAETNMHARNLAIVWAPNLLRSKDIEASGFNGTAAFMEVRVQSIVVEFILTHVPQLFPDNALGVPNERRKSLPSPTSQDDTFFRAMPFQYPGNMSPGDGPPAMRPYHAIIEPTDKRKGSLKGRKWRSIFNLGGRLPDPRKRNKGSTKEKEKQTLRPAKSMDSLSPGPFDGNRQGASPTQLSPVAPLGQEGGSSGGGLAANSYAVTYRRGGGASVSVVSGSGTQGTYSRLDSVSGASGGGEGAGPAAAAAVTGLVAGGGLAPVARSPGQASRAEKRAGIHISGPFSVTVPLHITSGLLGVIQGSQGEEETPASAQEEGERRRRGKGEEEEEEKREEEEEKERSRKEDRKREEEEKEEKEIKERTTESGSSMGGEKEEEGEGEGETHTQKVEVTPPAIDGEGEERSLNGHLSSEDEEEEEEEEEEEDLIEEDEEEAAGKAEEEGETGEGDYMEMRATLLPPASAEEAPEVGSSVNADVPMSVEEEYPDADLPLDFQDTFGFLDMMDSMSQPNNEFSVEPPCENEYEDNSWEPHDDQTSISPPQKAQPSPPSPVPLRTPTSRPMSLPLHTRLPSKSHSLPYKCSPSYPNVSSYSDEDEDEDEDEIVLSDPSDEDEDEDDDERGEYEDMFVRSLPNELEFHSLASRGEPLPANSSEDTCLSGQSEDRMQTDFILSGGYVNMSMGGRSHDSNQTETSSSVSCSQSEGTVIHNEDPLPISSQNINDVDQLQSSPVTDTGLLANQLMDILHLSQSECSEVQTDSSNGATNKEMDEETHGEERKEEEMGEEKTSCQEGQGVDAGPDAHTQLDQDSTSAYPGPPLPPRDHRNNKQTDSNGCHGERPSDCEVEKVDWSDLHPASTTAAPSQGEARTCTGEGSASESETSFNVVSHEPTGEGWQDGTYRKEEEEGEEMEEEKDGENDGKIETGDVDEEESDREGGGQEERVTDEEVEEDGETEKEGEQKVGSNEGEWTEREEEDEGQRLPVAEEEEEDQPDGSERVVTDQKNLAEETADQRSTGEEKEEKEENEAERGENESLVSTGEAGAVIGQVGKEREEVEEGHTEEGHLAPVERQAAEQLPESQTDHRASEGAEKSELPREEREGAEQEEQEEQEEQGENPISEAEQGGERHVGEERKDRESKTDDKPASLGQGVGRTLVVSKQAPVRTHQAKSVPVVPPKPQQSRLTALGLRQQMQSRDTHSPQQKDRDVPHTHHTHDQDTKGPPQDMQHTPYSQTPDTTTLNTLHDDRQHQAQVRHTESPVAQEHTGAALHTGDTTQPCGPEIDPITEHRDTDPHLPHITINQQPPQMETPEQSLDTRVEQHAAHRQRETEGETSGDVGGAREQGAEGKDGQAEQRDAEAERWRGPPHQSETEAGRDGSADVKKDKLGLREGDRERRTRDREVKRNSGISICFDEAVARATREREREREHSEREKERERGVSVQDEKARLK